The genomic interval GCTATTAAATATTCTAAAAACGCCGGGAGCGTAAAGGTTGAAATTAATCGGCAAGATCCTGATGTGGTAGTTAAGGTTAAAGATGATGGATTAGGGATTCCGGTTAGCGACCAGGAAAATATTTTTAAGAAGTTTTTCCGCGCCCATAACGCAATTAACCGTGATGTTGAAGGTAGCGGTTTAGGGCTATATTTTGTTAAACAGATAATTGAAGCTTCGGGCGGGAAAATTTGGTTTGAGTCAAAAGAAAAAAAAGGCACCACTTTCTATATAAGTTTGCCCCTTATTGGATCCAAAGCCAAGAAAGGTGAAAAATCTTTAATTTAGCTTTCATATTTGCCGGCAAACAAATTTGTTTAAGTGAACTTAAAGCCTCGATTATTGAAACAGTTTTATTTTCACCAAAAGAGTAATTTTATGGTATAATAATATCTAAATGTAGGATATTGCATTGCTTTGTATTTCAAATTGAATGTCAAAAAACCAAAAGAAAATTTTAATTATAGAAGACGATAAATTTCTTGCCAAGATGCTTGGCAATCTGCTTGAGTCTAACGGATATGAAGTTGTTTATGCTTCAAACGGGAGGGAAGGGTTGCTTAAGGTTGCTGAAAAACCAGATTTAGTTTTATTGGATATAATCTTGCCAGACCTCAACGGATTCGACTTATTGGAATCAATCAAAAGCGAAAAAGAGACCAGCAAAGTCCCGATTGTTATAATTTCTAATTTGGGCCAAACCGAAGATATCACTCAAGGCAAACAATTAGGTGCTAAAGATTATATTGTTAAAAGCGAAACCAGCTTGGATGATGTGGTGTTAAAAGT from Candidatus Buchananbacteria bacterium CG10_big_fil_rev_8_21_14_0_10_42_9 carries:
- a CDS encoding response regulator, translated to MSKNQKKILIIEDDKFLAKMLGNLLESNGYEVVYASNGREGLLKVAEKPDLVLLDIILPDLNGFDLLESIKSEKETSKVPIVIISNLGQTEDITQGKQLGAKDYIVKSETSLDDVVLKVKRLLTKSRK